One region of Primulina tabacum isolate GXHZ01 chromosome 17, ASM2559414v2, whole genome shotgun sequence genomic DNA includes:
- the LOC142531032 gene encoding putative inactive receptor kinase RLK902, producing the protein MPNSVTVQWFRLRHETQSLNLFKLQQKSHKSSSVNSNKIAGSSMRHFDFEIYASLLFAAAILLPFAAGDIAGERAALVAFRSAVGGRVLLWDLSRPTPCSWAGVVCNVPSNSTVVELHFPGMGLSGVIPPNTISSLTNLNTVSLRYNSLSGNLPPELFSSLTSLRNLYLQHNSFDGEIPDSLFSLTSLVRVNLADNNFSGQISPSFNKLARLGTLYLQDNHFSGQLPDLDVSGLVQFNVSNNNLTGVIPEHLSAKHPRSSFLGNSLCGSPLDSCDGGGGGGGKSKKKLSAGAIAGIVIGSVLGLFLILLLLFCLCRACAGKRKKSKDVGVANVRDLEVPPEKMESEVKNGAAGGSFAAALGGKEKGKVVVDGKKGLVFLGKTGWNFELEDLLRASAEVLGKGTFGTAYKAVLETGLAVVVKRLRDTNTGEREFREKMEEVGRLDHENLVPLRAYYYNKEEKLLVYEYLPMGSLSALLHGNKGGGRTPLNWETRAAIALGAARGISYLHSQSPTLSHGNVKSSNILLTTSYEARVSDFCLAQLAGPATTPNRIAGYRAPEVTDPRKVSQKADVYSFGVLLLELLTGKAPTHSLTNEEGVDLPRWVQSIVREEWTSEVFDPELLRYQNVEEDMVQLLQLAVDCTAPYPDKRPCMTEVCGKIEEIRHSNLQDHSGGIVNIDEPQHNIGS; encoded by the exons ATGCCTAATTCAGTAACAGTTCAGTGGTTCAGACTCAGACATGAAACCCAGTCCTTAAATTTGTTCAAACTACAACAAAAATCACACAAATCTAGCTCCGTTAATTCTAACAAAATTGCGGGATCATCGATGAGGCATTTCGATTTCGAAATCTACGCCTCTCTCCTTTTCGCTGCAGCCATTCTCTTGCCATTTGCCGCCGGAGACATTGCCGGAGAGCGGGCGGCGCTCGTCGCCTTCCGTTCTGCCGTAGGAGGACGAGTCCTTCTCTGGGATCTCTCTAGACCCACTCCCTGTTCGTGGGCTGGCGTCGTTTGTAATGTGCCGTCGAATTCCACCGTCGTTGAGCTTCACTTTCCTGGAATGGGGCTATCCGGTGTGATTCCACCCAACACGATCTCCAGTTTGACCAATCTAAATACAGTCAGTCTCCGTTACAACTCGCTGTCCGGGAATCTGCCGCCGGAGTTGTTCTCTTCGCTGACTTCACTCCGTAATCTCTATTTGCAGCACAATTCTTTCGATGGAGAAATCCCGGATTCTTTGTTCTCCTTGACGTCTCTTGTGCGTGTGAATTTGGCGGATAACAATTTCTCCGGCCAAATTTCACCTTCTTTCAATAAATTGGCTCGTCTGGGGACGCTCTATTTGCAGGACAATCACTTTTCTGGTCAACTTCCTGATCTGGATGTGTCTGGTTTAGTTCAGTTCAATGTTTCTAATAATAATCTTACTGGAGTTATTCCAGAACATCTTTCGGCGAAACATCCCAGGAGTTCATTTCTTGGAAATTCGCTCTGTGGCTCTCCGCTTGATTCTTGtgatggtggtggtggtggtggtggaaaaTCCAAGAAAAAGCTCTCTGCAGGGGCGATTGCTGGGATTGTAATTGGTTCGGTACTCGGGCTTTTTCTGATAttattgctgttattctgctTGTGCAGAGCGTGCGCCGGAAAgagaaaaaaatcaaaagatgTAGGAGTGGCTAATGTAAGAGATCTTGAAGTCCCACCGGAGAAAATGGAGAGTGAAGTTAAAAATGGGGCCGCGGGTGGTAGTTTCGCGGCGGCATTGGGAGGGAAGGAGAAAGGCAAGGTAGTAGTCGATGGGAAGAAAGGGCTAGTTTTCCTGGGGAAAACGGGCTGGAACTTTGAGTTGGAGGATCTTTTGAGAGCGTCGGCTGAGGTTTTGGGGAAGGGAACGTTCGGAACCGCATACAAGGCCGTACTTGAAACGGGGCTGGCGGTGGTGGTGAAGCGGCTGAGGGATACTAATACGGGAGAGAGGGAGTTCAGGGAAAAGATGGAGGAAGTTGGAAGATTGGATCATGAAAATTTAGTGCCTTTAAGAGCTTATTACTATAATAAGGAGGAGAAGCTGTTAGTGTATGAATATTTGCCAATGGGGAGCTTGTCTGCTTTGTTACATG GAAACAAGGGAGGCGGCAGGACTCCCTTAAACTGGGAGACAAGGGCAGCCATCGCCCTCGGTGCAGCGCGAGGAATCTCGTACCTTCACTCCCAAAGCCCCACACTCTCCCATGGAaacgtaaaatcgtcaaacatccTTCTTACCACTTCGTACGAAGCCCGTGTCTCCGATTTTTGCCTTGCTCAGCTTGCTGGGCCTGCTACCACCCCGAACCGCATTGCTGGCTATCGTGCACCAGAGGTAACCGATCCTCGAAAAGTCTCACAAAAAGCAGATGTCTATAGTTTCGGAGTTTTACTGCTCGAGCTGCTAACGGGCAAAGCTCCGACTCATTCATTAACAAACGAGGAAGGGGTCGATCTCCCCAGATGGGTCCAGTCCATTGTCAGAGAAGAGTGGACATCCGAAGTGTTTGATCCGGAACTTCTTCGTTATCAAAACGTTGAAGAAGATATGGTTCAACTCTTGCAGCTTGCAGTTGACTGCACTGCTCCATACCCGGATAAACGCCCTTGCATGACCGAGGTTTGTGGCAAAATCGAGGAGATACGCCATTCGAATTTACAGGATCACAGTGGCGGCATTGTTAATATCGACGAACCGCAGCACAATATTGGTTCATGA